One window of Acipenser ruthenus chromosome 45, fAciRut3.2 maternal haplotype, whole genome shotgun sequence genomic DNA carries:
- the LOC117967053 gene encoding transmembrane protein 106C-like, protein MVQRPAMGSCQSHGVFRPLAESSRTEGDKDDDSLDGQDRQDDIAQFPYVEFTGRDSITCPTCQGTGRIPTGQVNELVALIPYSDQRLRPQRTKLYVVLSVVLCLLASALVAFFLFPRSVLVSDDGIKVVTVQFDRNNSKVFINMTSTLNISNPNFYTVSVDSLTSQVLYMKTVIGTQQLSNVLQIQPLSQRQVNFTVAMEISGSLSYVYTFCTMATIKVHNIVVFMQTSVKTSYMVRSAQNSLESYRYIDCGSNSTVHRALVLQLGAL, encoded by the exons ATGGTGCAGCGTCCCGCCATGGGATCGTGTCAGTCCCACGGAGTGTTCCGGCCCCTGGCGGAGAGCAGCCGCACGGAGGGGGACAAAGACGACGATTCGCTGGACGGACAGGACAGGCAGGACGACATCGCGCAGTTCCCGTATGTGGAGTTCACCGGGAGGGACAGCATCACGTGTCCCACCTGCCAGGGCACCGGCCGGATCCCCACCG GGCAGGTGAACGAGTTGGTCGCATTGATCCCCTACAGCGATCAGAGACTGCGGCCGCAGAGAAC GAAGCTCTACGTGGTCCTCTCGGTGGTCCTGTGCCTGCTGGCCTCGGCGCTTGTGGCGTTCTTCCTCTTCCCCCGGTCAGTGCTGGTCAGCGACGACGGCATCAAGGTGGTGACGGTGCAATTCGACCGCAACAACAGCAAGGTCTTCATCAACATGACG AGCACCCTGAACATCAGCAACCCAAACTTCTACACCGTGTCAGTGGACAGCCTGACCAGCCAGGTCCTCTACATGAAGACCGTGATCGGGACCCAGCAGCTCAGCAACGTGCTGCAGATCCAGCCCCTCAGCCAGAGACAG GTGAATTTCACCGTCGCCATGGAGATCAGCGGCAGCCTGTCCTACGTCTA CACTTTCTGCACCATGGCAACCATCAAGGTGCACAACATCGTGGTCTTCATGCA gACCTCGGTGAAGACCTCCTACATGGTCCGCTCTGCGCAGAACTCCCTGGAATCTTATCGGTACATCGACTGCGGCTCCAACTCCACTGTGCACCGAGCACTGGTCCTGCAGCTCGGGGCGTTGTGA